A single region of the Synergistaceae bacterium genome encodes:
- a CDS encoding methylmalonyl-CoA carboxyltransferase: MGLRTIEELCAELAEKRTSAQSGGGKEAVDKQKAKGKGTARERLAQLLDPGSFVEIDEFVTHRCTNFGLEERKPLGDGVVTGWGTIEGRKVFVYSQDFTVFGGSLGEKHADKICKVMDMAMQMGCPVIGLNDSGGARIQEALDAMNGYGKIFKRNTLASGVIPQFSVILGPTAGGAVYSPALTDYIFMVDGESVMHITGPEVIKAVTGEAITGEELGGAEAHNTKSGVAHFEAKDEAEAFAQVRKVLSYLPLNNLDDAPFKPTADSPDRADPELRGIVPVNPNKGYDVHEVITRVLDDGEFTEVQAGWAKNIVIGYGRIGGRAVGIVANNADVLAGCLDIDASDKASRFVRHCDAFNLPIVTFVDVPGYLPGADQEHNGIIRQGAKMLYAYSEASVPMVTVVMRKAYGGAYIAMGSKSLGADVVLAWPQAEIAVMGAEGAARIVFKKEIDGATDPGTKMLEKIDEYREAFANPYRAAERGYVDCVILPEETRKCVCMALAAMESKRETRPAKKHGVIPH; this comes from the coding sequence ATGGGACTTCGTACTATAGAAGAGCTTTGTGCGGAGCTTGCCGAGAAGCGTACTTCTGCACAGTCCGGCGGCGGGAAAGAAGCCGTTGACAAGCAGAAGGCCAAAGGCAAGGGTACAGCCCGCGAGAGACTGGCACAGCTTCTTGATCCGGGTTCGTTCGTAGAGATCGACGAGTTTGTTACGCACAGGTGCACCAACTTCGGCCTTGAAGAGAGGAAGCCTCTCGGGGACGGGGTAGTAACCGGCTGGGGCACAATCGAGGGACGCAAAGTCTTCGTGTACAGCCAGGACTTCACGGTGTTCGGCGGGTCATTGGGCGAGAAGCACGCGGACAAAATCTGCAAGGTTATGGATATGGCTATGCAGATGGGATGCCCGGTAATCGGCCTCAACGACTCGGGCGGAGCGCGCATTCAGGAAGCACTTGACGCGATGAACGGCTACGGAAAGATCTTCAAGCGCAACACTCTCGCCAGCGGAGTAATCCCGCAGTTCAGCGTGATACTTGGCCCTACAGCCGGAGGAGCGGTGTACAGCCCTGCACTCACTGACTATATCTTCATGGTTGACGGAGAAAGTGTAATGCACATCACCGGCCCTGAAGTCATCAAGGCAGTAACGGGCGAGGCAATCACCGGCGAGGAGCTCGGAGGAGCAGAAGCACACAACACCAAGAGCGGAGTAGCGCACTTCGAGGCGAAGGACGAGGCAGAGGCATTCGCGCAGGTTCGTAAAGTTCTGTCGTACCTTCCGCTGAACAACCTTGACGACGCACCCTTCAAGCCCACAGCGGACAGCCCTGACCGTGCAGACCCTGAACTTCGCGGAATAGTTCCCGTCAACCCCAATAAGGGCTACGACGTTCACGAGGTGATTACGCGCGTGCTTGACGACGGAGAGTTCACGGAAGTGCAGGCCGGATGGGCAAAGAACATCGTTATCGGCTACGGACGCATCGGCGGGCGTGCTGTGGGAATCGTCGCGAATAACGCAGACGTTCTTGCGGGATGCCTCGACATTGACGCTTCGGACAAGGCTTCACGTTTCGTGCGCCACTGCGACGCATTCAACCTCCCGATAGTTACATTTGTCGACGTTCCCGGCTACCTGCCCGGCGCAGACCAGGAACACAACGGCATAATTCGTCAGGGCGCAAAGATGCTCTACGCTTACAGCGAGGCCAGCGTCCCGATGGTAACGGTCGTGATGCGCAAGGCTTACGGCGGGGCATACATCGCGATGGGCAGCAAGTCGCTCGGTGCTGATGTGGTTCTGGCGTGGCCTCAGGCAGAAATCGCGGTCATGGGTGCTGAAGGTGCCGCAAGAATCGTCTTCAAGAAGGAGATTGACGGCGCGACTGACCCCGGCACGAAGATGCTCGAGAAGATCGACGAGTACCGTGAGGCGTTCGCCAACCCCTACAGAGCCGCAGAGAGGGGATATGTTGACTGCGTGATACTTCCTGAGGAGACGCGCAAATGTGTGTGCATGGCACTTGCGGCAATGGAGAGCAAGCGCGAGACACGTCCGGCCAAGAAGCACGGAGTAATTCCGCACTAA
- a CDS encoding OadG family protein, whose translation MHFEGIAGAINVSIVAFSIVFGVLLVLTGVIYGMRLFAGGTEKKNDVAPAKPSASPAPKPVLTKASSADKAKIVAAITAAIVEFTGSSDFRILSVTPEVQGMNGGDYWTRRWKAAGMLNLNANRLTRKWN comes from the coding sequence ATGCATTTCGAGGGAATAGCAGGAGCAATTAATGTAAGCATCGTAGCATTCTCGATAGTGTTCGGAGTACTGTTAGTGCTCACGGGAGTAATCTACGGAATGAGGCTGTTCGCTGGCGGCACGGAAAAAAAAAATGATGTAGCTCCCGCCAAGCCTTCAGCCTCTCCAGCCCCCAAGCCTGTACTGACGAAGGCATCTTCTGCGGATAAAGCGAAGATTGTTGCGGCGATCACTGCGGCTATAGTGGAGTTCACGGGGAGCAGTGATTTCCGTATCCTGTCAGTTACGCCTGAGGTTCAGGGAATGAACGGCGGGGATTACTGGACGAGAAGATGGAAGGCGGCGGGAATGCTTAATCTGAACGCAAACAGGCTGACCCGCAAGTGGAACTAA
- a CDS encoding biotin/lipoyl-binding protein: MSNKYRVIVDGTAYTVEVEALGAGAALPAPAPAAAPAPAAAPAAAPAPAPAAEAPAAPAPVADDAMTVTAPMPGKILSVKVNVGDSVNSGDLVLMLEAMKMENEVFATASGKVTEIRVKSGDSVSTGDILLVIA, encoded by the coding sequence GTGAGCAATAAATACAGAGTAATAGTAGACGGCACGGCCTACACTGTGGAGGTCGAGGCACTCGGGGCGGGCGCGGCTCTTCCTGCACCTGCACCGGCGGCAGCTCCTGCACCGGCAGCAGCTCCTGCGGCGGCACCTGCACCTGCACCGGCGGCTGAAGCTCCTGCGGCTCCTGCACCTGTTGCGGACGACGCAATGACGGTTACGGCACCGATGCCCGGAAAGATTCTCAGCGTCAAGGTCAACGTCGGAGACAGCGTGAACAGCGGAGACCTTGTGCTGATGCTCGAGGCCATGAAGATGGAGAACGAGGTCTTTGCGACGGCTTCAGGGAAGGTTACGGAGATCCGCGTGAAGAGCGGAGACAGCGTGAGCACCGGAGATATTCTGCTGGTTATCGCGTAA
- a CDS encoding site-specific DNA-methyltransferase encodes MCDTIINGETISEMQQLPDQYVDLIFADPPYFMQTSGILNRPEGSEFQGCSDDWDKFASLADYADFSRKWLAECRRLLKPSGSIWVIGSMQCIYTLGSVMQELGFWFINDIIWQKSNPVPNFRGSRLNNSHETLIWAVRDKFSRYTFNYKTAKHLNGGKQLGSVWTFPVCAGRERLKGSDGKKLHSTQKPQALLERIIAISSRLGDVVLDPFGGTMTTAAAAKKLGRRYIMIEREKLYCEHGERRLNAVSFEDSEIARADFDLKPMRVTLSEMIDAGAFTVGESFCLKDGTPCAQLREDGKLMYHGEVLDIHTCAAQAKNLKASRVNGFDVWHVIRDGEIISISSIREELRASLTPNA; translated from the coding sequence ATGTGCGATACAATCATTAACGGCGAAACCATCAGCGAGATGCAACAGCTACCCGACCAGTACGTAGACCTGATATTCGCCGACCCTCCTTACTTCATGCAGACCAGCGGCATCCTTAACAGACCCGAAGGCTCGGAGTTTCAGGGCTGCTCGGACGACTGGGACAAGTTCGCCTCCCTCGCGGACTACGCAGACTTCTCCAGAAAGTGGCTTGCAGAATGCCGCAGACTCCTCAAACCCTCCGGCTCAATCTGGGTCATAGGCTCTATGCAGTGCATCTACACTCTCGGAAGCGTAATGCAGGAGCTCGGTTTCTGGTTCATCAACGACATAATATGGCAGAAGTCAAACCCAGTCCCGAACTTCAGAGGTTCACGGCTCAACAACAGCCACGAGACTCTAATCTGGGCAGTCAGGGACAAGTTCTCCCGCTACACCTTCAACTACAAGACAGCCAAGCACCTCAACGGCGGAAAACAGCTTGGCTCAGTGTGGACGTTCCCTGTCTGTGCTGGAAGAGAGAGGCTCAAAGGCTCAGACGGGAAAAAGCTCCACAGCACCCAGAAGCCCCAAGCCCTGCTGGAACGCATAATCGCAATCTCATCACGTTTGGGGGATGTCGTGCTAGATCCTTTCGGCGGAACAATGACCACCGCGGCGGCGGCCAAGAAACTCGGGCGCAGGTACATCATGATAGAGAGAGAGAAACTCTACTGCGAACACGGAGAAAGACGGCTCAATGCAGTAAGCTTTGAGGACTCGGAGATTGCCCGCGCAGACTTCGACCTCAAACCTATGCGCGTAACTCTGTCGGAGATGATTGACGCGGGAGCTTTCACTGTCGGAGAATCTTTCTGCCTCAAGGACGGGACTCCGTGCGCACAGCTCAGAGAAGACGGAAAATTGATGTATCACGGTGAAGTTCTCGACATCCACACCTGCGCGGCACAGGCAAAGAATCTCAAGGCCTCGCGCGTCAACGGCTTCGACGTGTGGCACGTAATCAGAGACGGCGAAATTATCAGCATCTCGTCAATCCGCGAGGAACTAAGGGCATCCCTCACGCCAAATGCCTGA
- a CDS encoding sigma-54-dependent Fis family transcriptional regulator translates to MNDIDVRVCYAYDMSAQVEERRQFKALLGEILEGLKAGGKQEFFAFSGKIRKSDITEADLIIGDPSHNSFKWISPAEKESMQPVPALIILSSDVWSSDINNVLMNPVFNVMGVFRLAKLLGEGRDPEDFGEFAGVFKKILRQVLRKKAGLHEEDLSKPTDWKAKLDSGCSTDFVSLFSSPSMQLMARRYKDAVLDIDTPELRKVRSQHFRSSTMSERLSELSGFGFGKNARVPSMLILGETGCGKTLLATAAASVIMHNRPLTKINIASYTKDSVDAVLFGSVKGSYTGSITDRLGIFIEHCGEVVFLDEIGDMDAEIQTRLLTYMDNGNVLPRGMDRPVCVPCILIAATNRDVRHDPSFRKDIVNRFEHVIEIPALRERKQDIRLLISMVLQDARINPASPDGKRRAERISLDAIEYIEGKDFPGNFRELRFCLSQAVNKAYSEGSRCICVRHLA, encoded by the coding sequence ATGAATGATATTGATGTGAGGGTGTGCTACGCGTATGACATGAGCGCGCAGGTTGAGGAACGCCGACAGTTCAAGGCATTACTGGGTGAGATTCTGGAGGGTCTGAAGGCCGGAGGGAAGCAGGAATTTTTTGCGTTCAGCGGGAAAATCAGGAAGTCGGACATAACGGAAGCAGACCTGATAATAGGCGACCCGTCGCACAACAGCTTCAAGTGGATAAGTCCCGCCGAGAAAGAGTCCATGCAGCCCGTGCCAGCACTGATAATCCTATCTTCCGACGTTTGGAGCAGTGATATAAACAATGTCTTGATGAACCCTGTGTTCAACGTTATGGGAGTCTTCAGGCTGGCCAAGCTGTTAGGTGAGGGCAGAGACCCTGAGGACTTCGGTGAATTTGCCGGAGTGTTCAAGAAGATTCTTCGTCAGGTGCTGAGGAAGAAGGCCGGGCTTCACGAGGAAGATTTGTCCAAGCCCACAGACTGGAAGGCAAAGCTGGACTCTGGGTGCAGTACTGATTTCGTCAGCCTGTTTTCTTCGCCGTCAATGCAGCTGATGGCCCGGCGGTACAAGGATGCCGTCCTCGACATAGACACGCCCGAACTCCGCAAGGTACGCTCGCAGCACTTCAGGAGCAGCACGATGTCCGAGCGTCTCTCGGAACTCTCCGGCTTCGGTTTCGGGAAAAATGCCCGCGTGCCGTCAATGCTGATACTCGGAGAGACAGGGTGCGGAAAAACTCTCCTTGCCACAGCCGCCGCAAGCGTGATAATGCACAACCGTCCCCTTACGAAGATAAACATTGCCTCCTACACTAAAGACTCTGTTGATGCGGTTCTGTTCGGTTCGGTGAAAGGTTCGTACACCGGCTCAATAACTGACAGGCTGGGAATATTCATAGAACATTGCGGTGAAGTTGTGTTTCTGGACGAGATTGGGGACATGGATGCGGAGATTCAGACGCGCCTTCTGACATACATGGACAATGGAAACGTTCTGCCGCGCGGAATGGACAGGCCGGTTTGCGTTCCGTGCATACTGATAGCCGCGACGAACAGGGATGTTAGGCACGATCCGTCATTCAGGAAGGACATAGTGAACAGGTTTGAGCACGTGATAGAGATACCTGCACTGCGCGAGAGGAAGCAGGATATACGTCTGTTAATCAGCATGGTGCTGCAGGATGCGAGGATTAACCCTGCTTCGCCGGACGGGAAGCGCAGAGCTGAGAGGATAAGCCTTGATGCGATAGAGTACATAGAGGGCAAGGACTTTCCGGGAAACTTCAGGGAATTGCGGTTCTGTCTGTCGCAGGCTGTGAACAAAGCGTATTCTGAAGGGAGCAGGTGTATCTGCGTCAGGCATTTGGCGTGA
- the ltrA gene encoding group II intron reverse transcriptase/maturase, with amino-acid sequence MLELIMSPDNLNAAFAKVSRNKGARGIDNMTTRQLFSFLRTHGEQLRYSVLSGTYSPQPLRYVQIPKPDGGTRTLGIPTATDRLIQRAIVQVLMPLYEPAFSDNSFGYRPARNIQDAVARCLDYLNAGYVWAADMDIEKFFDSVDRGRLLQILSRDIRDERLISLIADCINSPLLKDGRLIRTSTGIPQGGPLSPFLANIMLNELDCELIRRGENFVRYADDMLIFCRSEASAWQALKHILPFLEGDLTLRINEAKTLITHAGRMKFLGYRFRCVSGGWMGYNTRIP; translated from the coding sequence TTGCTCGAGCTCATTATGTCCCCAGACAACCTCAATGCCGCCTTCGCCAAAGTCTCCCGCAACAAAGGCGCACGCGGCATCGACAACATGACCACCCGGCAGCTCTTCTCCTTCCTCCGCACACACGGAGAACAACTCCGATACTCCGTCCTCTCCGGCACGTACTCACCTCAGCCCCTCAGGTACGTCCAAATCCCCAAGCCTGACGGCGGCACTAGGACGCTCGGCATTCCCACAGCAACAGACAGGCTCATTCAGCGCGCAATCGTTCAGGTTCTTATGCCCCTCTACGAACCCGCATTCTCCGACAACAGCTTCGGCTACAGACCCGCAAGGAACATTCAGGACGCAGTAGCACGATGCCTCGACTACCTCAATGCAGGGTACGTCTGGGCGGCAGATATGGACATCGAGAAGTTCTTTGACAGCGTAGACAGAGGCAGACTCCTGCAGATTCTCAGCAGGGATATTCGCGACGAACGCCTAATCTCCCTCATCGCGGACTGCATAAATTCTCCCCTCCTCAAAGACGGAAGGCTCATCCGCACCAGCACGGGAATACCTCAGGGCGGACCTCTCTCCCCCTTCCTCGCCAACATCATGCTTAACGAGCTTGATTGCGAGCTCATCAGGCGGGGCGAAAACTTCGTGCGCTATGCTGATGACATGCTCATATTCTGCCGCAGTGAAGCATCAGCCTGGCAGGCCTTAAAGCACATTTTGCCGTTCCTCGAAGGAGATTTGACCCTCCGCATCAACGAGGCCAAGACCTTAATCACTCACGCGGGCAGGATGAAATTTCTGGGCTACAGATTCCGTTGTGTATCCGGCGGATGGATGGGGTATAATACTCGCATCCCATAA
- the cas6 gene encoding CRISPR-associated endoribonuclease Cas6, which translates to MHITFWFTSRTEKFMRLPSANLHLFQSVLYSLLPPEEAAYLHDEGYDSDGRTFKMFAMGWPAADSRPTFGDRTALFPLPVRLTVSTPHDSLIQGFTSCALGREDIRVGNNHVLCSKLETERYTAGSTRITVRTLSPITCYISAEKDGRRYTEYLSPNQPEFQEGIHANLLRKFSILYPEREAPAGDFRITPLGEPKRRVSMYDRESSFPIKGWWGKFRLEGDEELLQVALDCGLGAKNSGGWGCIVKE; encoded by the coding sequence ATGCATATAACTTTCTGGTTCACTTCGCGGACAGAAAAATTCATGCGCCTTCCCTCTGCTAACCTTCATTTGTTCCAGTCCGTTCTGTATTCACTCCTCCCGCCGGAAGAAGCAGCGTACCTCCACGATGAGGGCTATGATTCTGACGGCAGAACGTTCAAGATGTTCGCTATGGGATGGCCGGCAGCTGATTCACGTCCGACTTTCGGCGACAGAACTGCACTCTTCCCCCTTCCTGTACGGCTCACCGTTTCAACTCCTCATGATAGCCTGATACAGGGCTTCACGTCCTGCGCACTTGGCCGCGAAGATATACGTGTGGGGAATAATCACGTTCTCTGTTCGAAGCTCGAGACCGAACGCTATACGGCAGGAAGTACACGCATAACAGTACGCACGCTTTCACCGATAACCTGCTACATATCTGCGGAGAAAGACGGACGGCGTTACACGGAATATCTTTCGCCGAATCAGCCGGAGTTTCAGGAGGGCATTCACGCAAACCTTCTGCGTAAGTTCAGCATACTGTACCCGGAACGCGAAGCACCCGCCGGAGACTTTAGGATAACTCCTCTCGGTGAACCCAAGCGCAGAGTCTCGATGTATGACCGTGAAAGCTCGTTCCCCATCAAAGGCTGGTGGGGAAAGTTCAGGCTTGAGGGTGATGAAGAGTTATTGCAGGTTGCATTAGACTGCGGGCTCGGCGCAAAGAACAGCGGAGGATGGGGCTGTATAGTTAAGGAGTGA
- a CDS encoding CRISPR-associated protein: MRTLTVSTCGTSTLTNGESPADKKFLYDKADCRKEDFTPEELSRVDGIVSAKLDKMLNASIDETRGLSAELNGFVGFYGGGAGLDDAKQDEHYLIHTDTYLGHSAAELLRLWAENKGITMNLVPVEDLRIGNVEEFQMGINNLVQWCADTIPGYRSQGYRVIFNPIGGFKALQGYMQTLGMFYADETIYIFETSNELLRIPRIPADFNAQARQSVLDNFGKFRLMQKEPLDRSECAGIPETLLDILDGRCSLSAWGRVIFEDVQHSAYSGGVLEPLSERIVITQKVYDIAKFMMPDRIMRLNQAVDKLSRQIDKGEFLRSCNFRPLIDNPRPPSTHEFNLWPDMGG; encoded by the coding sequence GTGAGGACACTTACGGTTTCGACATGCGGAACAAGTACGCTCACGAACGGAGAGAGTCCGGCGGACAAAAAATTTCTCTACGACAAGGCTGACTGCAGGAAGGAAGATTTCACGCCCGAAGAACTCTCGAGAGTAGATGGCATAGTTTCGGCAAAGCTGGACAAGATGCTTAATGCTTCGATTGACGAGACGCGCGGACTCTCCGCAGAACTTAACGGCTTCGTAGGCTTCTACGGCGGCGGCGCAGGACTCGACGACGCAAAGCAGGATGAACACTACCTCATTCACACGGATACGTATCTGGGGCACTCTGCAGCCGAACTTCTGCGTTTGTGGGCAGAGAACAAGGGAATCACCATGAACCTCGTACCCGTTGAGGATCTCAGAATCGGCAACGTTGAAGAGTTCCAGATGGGCATCAATAACCTCGTTCAGTGGTGCGCGGACACAATTCCCGGCTACAGGTCGCAGGGTTACAGGGTTATCTTCAACCCCATCGGCGGCTTCAAGGCTCTGCAGGGCTACATGCAGACGCTGGGGATGTTTTACGCCGACGAAACTATATACATCTTCGAGACGAGCAACGAGCTTCTGAGAATCCCCAGAATCCCCGCAGACTTCAACGCGCAGGCCCGGCAGTCCGTGCTCGACAACTTCGGGAAGTTCAGGCTGATGCAGAAAGAACCGCTTGACCGTTCGGAGTGCGCAGGAATCCCCGAGACTCTGCTGGACATTCTTGACGGCAGATGTTCGCTGTCGGCGTGGGGAAGGGTAATCTTCGAGGACGTACAGCACAGCGCATACAGCGGGGGAGTGCTTGAGCCTCTCTCTGAACGCATAGTGATAACGCAGAAGGTGTACGACATCGCAAAGTTCATGATGCCTGACAGGATTATGCGTCTTAATCAGGCAGTCGACAAGCTCTCGAGGCAGATCGACAAGGGAGAGTTCCTCAGGAGCTGCAATTTCCGTCCGCTCATCGACAACCCGCGTCCTCCGTCGACTCATGAGTTCAACCTCTGGCCCGACATGGGAGGCTAG
- the cmr1 gene encoding type III-B CRISPR module RAMP protein Cmr1 yields MRSITARLDKKHISASPPTVSAASRPFTDTFTLETITPMTGGGYEAGHVDRARPVRVPAIRGHLRYWFRMLGLDGEAELFGSTDKAGKISADVPAFVLPPESPPQYTPSSLEGYALFPVLKTMNEAVFSKGLKFRLSLTYPEEYTRKVRLAVSAWVYFGGIGARTRRGCGSLRCVDGALLPLSEVMKCCTGITLWTKKADAKTAWTGALKSYRAYRKGTGDMREASQWPEARSIKDVKNHRTDRLLAPKAALGMPINFDKFGVILGTRDSRDKDNPGRMASPVITKALRTSEGWFSAVIFLPVTDEVFTKPLKAKGLTGADIPDRRGAIYSSIPPMKGELDAISGFVTHIDREGYKKYE; encoded by the coding sequence TTGCGGAGCATTACAGCAAGGCTCGACAAGAAGCACATAAGCGCATCACCCCCGACAGTTTCAGCAGCAAGCAGACCATTCACAGACACATTCACACTAGAGACAATAACACCAATGACCGGCGGAGGCTATGAGGCCGGGCATGTTGACCGCGCACGTCCCGTGAGAGTTCCGGCGATTCGCGGACACTTGCGGTACTGGTTCAGGATGCTCGGGCTCGACGGAGAAGCTGAGCTCTTCGGCAGCACGGACAAGGCGGGGAAAATTTCTGCTGACGTTCCGGCATTCGTACTTCCGCCGGAGAGTCCTCCGCAGTATACGCCTTCATCACTTGAGGGCTATGCGCTGTTCCCCGTCTTGAAGACGATGAATGAAGCAGTGTTCAGCAAGGGGCTGAAGTTCAGGCTGTCCCTGACGTACCCCGAAGAGTACACGCGCAAGGTACGTCTTGCTGTGTCGGCGTGGGTGTATTTCGGCGGAATAGGAGCAAGGACACGCAGAGGTTGCGGCTCGCTCAGGTGCGTTGATGGAGCATTATTGCCCCTCTCGGAAGTCATGAAGTGCTGTACCGGCATCACGCTCTGGACTAAGAAGGCTGACGCAAAAACCGCGTGGACTGGGGCTCTGAAGAGTTACAGAGCTTACAGGAAGGGAACGGGCGACATGCGCGAAGCATCACAGTGGCCGGAAGCACGATCCATCAAGGATGTGAAGAATCACCGCACAGACCGGCTGTTAGCTCCGAAGGCCGCGCTCGGTATGCCCATAAACTTCGACAAGTTCGGCGTAATTCTCGGCACACGCGACAGCCGCGACAAGGACAATCCCGGCAGAATGGCCAGCCCCGTCATCACTAAGGCACTCCGTACGTCCGAAGGCTGGTTCTCGGCGGTGATATTCCTGCCCGTAACTGACGAGGTCTTCACGAAGCCTCTGAAGGCTAAGGGGCTTACTGGAGCTGACATTCCCGACAGGCGCGGGGCAATCTACAGCAGCATTCCGCCGATGAAGGGAGAACTTGACGCAATATCCGGCTTCGTAACGCACATAGACAGGGAGGGTTACAAGAAATATGAGTGA
- the cas10 gene encoding type III-B CRISPR-associated protein Cas10/Cmr2, whose translation MSDYLLEISIGPVQEFIASARRMRDLWFGSMMLSELAKAAALSVMENGGTLIFPSVTDKKELAPNSPLSVANVILAEFTGEHDFREIARLAREAAVKRLKVFAEGTFRRMQGWIDWTRWNSQINDIIEFYSAWTPIVNGNYYEARHNVARLLAARKNIRNFAPTPCPAPVPKSSLDGLRESVFRHRLNEADIANIEAVTGDIRIKRGESLDAIGLIKRVPGKDDERFMPVSDAAIDSGQDGEHYVAFICADGDRMGAALGRMTTADEHRKFSRDLSGFAGKAREVVSDFGGQCIYTGGDDVMAFIALNKAMPCVRELHELFGRIMGGYGASLSVGLSVAHAKEDLSQLLQWGRDAETAAKKGADGKADERGEDRDGLAVSIKSRGSEGFTVREQWKPQAGDGAELSAMSLDERLMWFADRFTREQIPAKFPYELRENAAFYDNWEAGDALKTAVTSDVMRIFRRKDISLSDEDKKLVNSYIAFKVHDAESMRLFADELIAAEWLCQ comes from the coding sequence ATGAGTGATTACCTTCTCGAAATATCGATAGGGCCTGTTCAGGAGTTCATAGCTTCTGCAAGAAGGATGCGCGACCTCTGGTTCGGCTCAATGATGCTCTCTGAACTCGCCAAAGCAGCCGCACTCTCTGTGATGGAAAACGGAGGAACGCTGATTTTCCCCAGCGTAACGGACAAGAAGGAGCTTGCCCCTAACTCTCCGCTGAGCGTCGCTAACGTAATTCTTGCGGAGTTCACGGGCGAGCACGACTTCAGGGAGATTGCGCGTCTTGCTCGTGAAGCGGCGGTGAAGAGGCTGAAAGTTTTTGCTGAGGGAACGTTCAGGAGGATGCAGGGCTGGATAGACTGGACGAGATGGAACAGCCAGATTAACGACATCATAGAGTTCTACAGCGCGTGGACACCCATTGTGAACGGGAATTACTACGAGGCCCGCCACAACGTCGCCCGTCTCTTGGCCGCGAGGAAGAACATTCGGAACTTTGCGCCTACCCCCTGCCCCGCTCCTGTCCCTAAGAGTTCGCTTGACGGACTGCGTGAGAGCGTGTTCAGGCACAGGCTCAACGAAGCTGACATCGCGAACATTGAGGCCGTAACGGGAGACATCAGGATAAAGCGCGGTGAATCCCTCGACGCAATCGGACTCATCAAGCGCGTACCCGGCAAGGACGATGAGCGTTTCATGCCCGTATCTGATGCGGCAATTGATTCTGGGCAGGACGGTGAACACTATGTGGCGTTCATATGTGCTGACGGAGACAGGATGGGTGCGGCACTCGGCAGGATGACGACTGCGGACGAGCACAGGAAGTTTTCGCGGGACTTGTCGGGTTTCGCAGGGAAGGCACGTGAAGTTGTTAGTGATTTCGGCGGTCAGTGCATCTACACAGGCGGAGACGACGTTATGGCCTTCATAGCACTGAATAAGGCTATGCCCTGCGTCCGCGAGCTTCATGAACTGTTCGGCAGGATTATGGGAGGTTACGGAGCTTCACTGTCCGTCGGACTGTCGGTTGCTCACGCCAAAGAAGACCTGTCGCAGCTGCTGCAGTGGGGAAGGGACGCTGAGACTGCGGCCAAGAAGGGAGCAGACGGCAAGGCAGACGAGAGGGGCGAAGACCGGGACGGGCTTGCTGTGTCGATAAAGTCCAGAGGCAGCGAAGGTTTCACAGTGCGTGAACAGTGGAAGCCGCAAGCAGGAGACGGCGCAGAACTTTCCGCAATGTCCCTCGACGAACGGCTGATGTGGTTTGCGGACAGGTTCACGCGCGAGCAGATACCCGCAAAGTTCCCCTACGAACTCAGGGAAAACGCGGCCTTCTATGACAACTGGGAAGCAGGAGACGCGCTGAAGACAGCGGTAACTTCTGACGTTATGAGGATATTCCGGCGCAAGGATATATCACTGTCCGACGAGGACAAGAAGCTCGTGAACAGCTACATAGCCTTCAAGGTACACGATGCCGAATCAATGAGGCTCTTTGCGGACGAGCTGATTGCGGCGGAATGGCTGTGCCAGTAG